The following coding sequences are from one Diachasmimorpha longicaudata isolate KC_UGA_2023 chromosome 6, iyDiaLong2, whole genome shotgun sequence window:
- the LOC135164112 gene encoding uncharacterized protein LOC135164112 translates to MAMIMSKYVRGIESPGRRRGNILEENNFEPPSNPELLDALLSILMTTLEGDLSTEETQEPPGERIKDPDPELSVKPGLISTGIGFDVKSPPSHEVRGKFQLASTETERNFSLNLPRRTE, encoded by the exons ATGGCAATGATCATGAGCAAATATGTTCGAGG GATTGAGTCACCTGGGAGAAGAAGAGGAAACATCcttgaagaaaataatttcgagCCTCCAAGCAATCCTGAGCTTTTGGATGCATTGCTTTCCATCCTAATGACTACACTGGAGGGAGACTTATCGACTGAGGAAACCCAGGAACCACCGG GTGAAAGAATAAAGGATCCCGACCCAGAGTTATCAGTTAAGCCAGGGTTGATAAGCACAGGGATAGGATTCGACGTAAAGTCCCCTCCGTCGCACGAAGTTAGAGGAAAATTTCAGTTGGCGTCCACCGAGACGGAAAGGAATTTCTCTCTAAATCTTCCTCGTAGGACAGAATGA
- the LOC135164110 gene encoding uncharacterized protein LOC135164110: MTPRRFSQRLRQMRKTANVFHSPPQPPKSLTKSPIDSEITDVGKSPESLRFKGPEPLCIKELSPKILPRAPKLKLNLDIPDEDAEEDLKNDVNYPKSYRDTLERTTSIDTIKNEISFMGHSASPKDFLYRKMESLERQNEKPAALDMEQERCEEIVKIPSCCPSTADSPHRRYFDTPKAIGNDLAELKILKENFSQIKKEMEYYDKSETLSKNLQPMTTTNQTTALSLASSVKAIDGGEDSRNEYFDLTFTTSPPSKKCITTLNFDEIKIPSKKTNKASDNTLKYGTGCDEVIVESQQRSMLSWPTPKIVESGCKTISVTMELSDSQVTVEDHSIMNGSVIKAQGYRMGVTEWWPPLERVLVTIEWIGRSVLALLKKYGIVFREGFNSQAMSRKSPVDALDKVVEVVRKENERIAVRISESINDLLMELAKTSLRNHQSLLTLSKEVQELKNTNKQLLSSTTTVTTELKSISEALEIFKSNLKMPATVGPSPFTPQLPSPLPPLGGLPGLPPPPPPPPPPPPPPLPALFVKTPKTPLRSVKKLPKRTCSTPLEGRPSITLEDILKVTLKKAPPAQKDPLRTPLTAKGPVVSLDMLKSVKLKSARRRSTDQLGSPRRIHPYKYRSSQNLTASPISGRERSPLHRILRQVDETRRGRRKTMSPTTSSLSDYETPREGKEVDARSSRSHSIVI; encoded by the exons ATGACGCCCCGAAGATTCTCCCAACGGCTGAGACAAATGCGGAAAACCGCAAATGTATTCCATTCTCCGCCACAACCGCCAAAATCCTTAACGAAGAGTCCAATCGACTCCGAAATTACTGACGTCGGGAAATCACCAGAGTCACTTCGTTTTAAAGGGCCAGAGCCCCTCTGCATCAAAGAGCTCAGTCCCAAAATCCTCCCCAGAGCCCCAAAACTCAAGCTCAACCTCGACATACCCGATGAGGACGCCGAAGAAGACCTCAAAAACGATGTCAATTATCCAAAGAGCTACAGGGACACCCTCGAACGAACTACTTCCATTGACACAATTAAGAACGAAATATCATTTATGGGACATTCCGCGAGTCCCAAAGATTTCTTGTACCGTAAAATGGAATCGTTGGAGCGCCAGAATGAAAAACCAGCTGCATTAGACATGGAACAGGAAAGATGCGAAGAAATCGTCAAGATACCGAGCTGTTGTCCATCGACGGCGGATTCCCCTCACCGGAGGTATTTTGATACTCCAAAGGCGATCGGCAATGACCTCGCCGAGCTCAAGatattaaaagaaaatttttcacagataAAGAAAGAAATGGAGTATTACGATAAAAGTGAGACTTTATCGAAGAATCTTCAGCCAATGACAACAACCAATCAAACAACCGCACTTTCTTTAGCCTCCTCAGTTAAGGCGATCGATGGTGGCGAGGATTCTCGAAATGAATACTTCGATTTGACCTTCACGACTTCTCCACCTTCCAAGAAGTGCATAACGACCTTGAACTTTGATGAGATCAAGATACCcagtaaaaaaacaaacaaagcTAGCGATAATACTTTAAAATATGGGACTGGTTGTGATGAGGTAATTGTAGAGTCCCAACAAAGATCGATGCTCAGTTGGCCGACTCCCAAGATCGTTGAATCTGGATGCAAAACCATTTCTGTGACGATGGAATTGAGTGATTCTCAAGTCACAGTAGAAGACCATTCAATAATGAATGGTAGTGTAATTAAGGCGCAGGGATATAGAATGGGGGTTACAGAGTGGTGGCCACCTTTGGAGAGGGTCCTGGTGACCATCGAGTGGATTGGTAGGAGTGTCTTGGCACTTTTGAAAAAGTATGGAATCGTCTTTAGGGAGGGTTTTAATTCCCAGGCTATGAGCAGGAAATCACCGGTAGATGCGTTGGATAAGGTGGTTGAGGTCGTCAGGAAGGAGAATGAGAGGATAGCTGTAAGGATCTCGGAGAGCATCAACGACCTTTTGATGGAATTGGCTAAA ACGTCTTTGAGGAATCATCAGAGTCTCTTAACATTGAGCAAAGAAGTTcaggaattgaaaaatacaaacaAGCAATTACTGAGTAGTACCACGACCGTCACAACAGAATTAAAGTCCATATCAGAGGCGCTGGAGATATTTAAATCGAATTTGAAAATGCCAGCTACAGTTGGACCCTCACCTTTTACACCACAACTCCCATCACCACTGCCACCACTAGGTGGACTCCCGGgccttcctcctcctccaccgCCGCCCCCGCCACCCCCACCACCACCCCTGCCCGCATTATTCGTGAAGACTCCGAAAACGCCATTGAGGTCggtgaaaaaattaccaaagagAACATGCTCAACTCCCTTGGAAGGCAGGCCGTCCATCACCCTTGAAGACATCCTCAAGGTCACACTGAAGAAAGCACCTCCAGCGCAAAAA GATCCATTAAGAACACCACTGACTGCCAAGGGTCCAGTGGTGTCCCTGGACATGCTGAAAAGTGTGAAGCTCAAGTCTGCCAGGCGCAGAAGTACTGATCAGCTAGGATCTCCACGCAGAATTCATCCCTACAAATACAGGAGCTCGCAAAATTTAACAGCATCGCCGATTTCAGGGAGGGAACGCAGCCCTCTCCATAGAATTCTGCGACAAGTTGACGAGACTCGACGTGGACGCAGAAAAACTATGAGCCCCACAACGAGCTCTCTCAGTGATTACGAGACTCCCAGGGAGGGTAAAGAGGTCGACGCGAGAAGCAGCAGATCCCATTCGATCGTCATTTAA
- the LOC135163953 gene encoding uncharacterized protein LOC135163953, translating into MIVLHWIQTPPHTLKIFVQNRITEIQRLTENCKWKHVSSGDNLADALSRGQLPIEFIKNHLWTTGPTWLTLPSEQWPDRPLQAPTVDRETKQITCLKTIIDLSLFNTFHSFDKLIRTFAYCYRFISRKKDRRWQGRVTLVELRETESRIIKLIQHQAFQEDIQSLQQTKAVRQRQSIRLKQLTPFLDDQGILRVGGRLENAQISFNQQHPLILPHTGIIPELIISKSHLDNCHSGVQNTLYNIRHNYGILNGRNFVRKIIRRCSTCCRANPPTTHYIMGNLPTARVSQTIRPFVNVGVDYCGPFLIKEKKYRNRGHVKVYVAVFICLAVKAVHLELVSDLTKSGFLAALDRFISRRGRPTSIESDNGTNFTGTNNEMKAIINELKESQQDDIISRELNKQGIQWKFTPPLSPHFGGMWEAAVKSFKHHLIRVTRNTLLTFKELNTLIIKIEPIRNSRPITPMSADPNDLQAHSPGHFLIASHALHQLLNTPATKACHHG; encoded by the exons ATGATTGTTTTACACTGGATCCAGACCCCACCTCAcacgttaaaaatatttgttcaaaATAGGATCACTGAAATCCAACGTCTAACTGAAAATTGCAAATGGAAACACGTATCATCAGGAGACAATCTTGCTGATGCCTTGTCCAGAGGACAACTGCCCAttgaattcataaaaaaccaCCTCTGGACCACTGGGCCCACTTGGTTAACTCTTCCAAGTGAGCAGTGGCCAGACCGGCCATTACAAGCGCCAACTgttgatagagaaacaaaacAAATAACTTGTTTAAAAACCATCATTGATTTATCATTGTTTAACACCTTTCACTCGTTTGACAAATTAATCCGCACGTTCGCTTACTGTTATAGATTCATTTCGAGAAAGAAAGATCGACGTTGGCAAGGGCGAGTGACATTAGTTGAATTAAGGGAAACTGAATCTCGCATCATCAAACTCATCCAACATCAAGCCTTTCAAGAAGACATCCAAAGTCTTCAACAGACGAAGGCAGTACGCCAGCGTCAATCCATCAGACTGAAACAATTGACGCCTTTTCTCGATGATCAAGGCATATTACGTGTGGGAGGAAGACTAGAGAATGCGCAGATATCATTTAATCAACAGCATCCATTAATTTTACCACATACTGGTATCATTCCTGAATTGATCATCTCTAAATCTCATCTCGATAATTGTCACTCTGGAGTTCAAAACACACTTTACAACATTAGACATAACTACGGGATTCTCAATGGTAGAAATTTCGTCAGAAAAATAATCCGCAGATGCTCTACTTGTTGTCGAGCAAATCCGCCTACAACACATTATATCATGGGCAACTTGCCAACAGCTCGAGTTTCTCAAACCATCAGACCTTTCGTCAATGTGGGAGTTGATTATTGCGGCCCTTTTTTGATTAAAGAAAAGAAGTATCGTAATCGAGGACACGTGAAAGTTTATGTTGCGGTTTTCATATGTCTTGCCGTAAAAGCCGTTCATCTCGAGCTAGTCAGCGACCTCACGAAATCTGGATTTTTAGCAGCCTTGGATAGATTCATTTCAAGGAGAGGAAGACCCACATCGATAGAATCAGACAACGGAACAAATTTCACAGGTACCAACAACGAGATGAAAGCCATCATCAATGAATTGAAAGAGTCACAGCAAGACGACATAATATCCCGCGAACTCAATAAGCAAGGcattcaatggaaattcacACCCCCGCTTTCTCCACATTTTGGTGGAATGTGGGAAGCTGCCGTTAAATCTTTTAAGCATCATCTAATTCGAGTTACAAGAAACACTTTATTGACATTTAAGGAATTAAACacattaatcattaaaatcgAACCGATTCGCAACTCCAGACCGATCACACCAATGTCAGCAGACCCTAATGATCTTCAAGCCCACTCACCTGGTCACTTCCTAATCG CAAGTCATGCACTGCATCAACTTCTCAACACACCAGCAACAAAGGCGTGTCATCATGGCTGA
- the Mdh2 gene encoding malate dehydrogenase, mitochondrial: MLPRIIRSSITLAPQGVKQLSTSAQRDAKVAVMGAAGGIGQPLSLLLKQSPLVTELSLYDIVNTPGVAADLSHIDTHSKVTGFTGPEQLKDSLRGAQVVIIPAGVPRKPGMTRDDLFNTNASIVRDLAQACAEVCPKAFIAIISNPVNSTVPIASEVLQKAGVYDPNRIFGVTTLDIVRSNAFIGEAKSIDPQKVSVPVIGGHSGITIIPLISQAKPSVSFPDDKLKALTERIQEAGTEVVKAKAGTGSATLSMAYAGARFGFSLIRALNGEQNVVECSYVRSNITDAKYFSTPILLGKNGVEKNLGLGKLSAYEEKLLQAAIPELKKNIQKGEDFVNKK; this comes from the exons atgctgCCACGTATCATCAGATCATCGATAACACTCGCCCCTCAGGGCGTTAAGCAATTGTCAACAAGTGCACAG CGCGATGCCAAGGTTGCCGTGATGGGTGCAGCGGGAGGTATTGGCCAACCTCTCTCGCTCCTGCTGAAGCAGTCACCCCTGGTCACCGAATTATCTCTGTACGATATTGTTAATACCCCTGGAGTCGCTGCAGATCTCTCACACATTGATACACACTCCAAGGTCACTGGATTTACTGGACCAGAACAGCTCAAAGACTCCCTTCGTGGTGCTCAG GTCGTTATCATTCCTGCTGGAGTACCACGTAAGCCCGGTATGACCAGAGATGATCTCTTCAACACCAACGCCTCCATCGTACGTGATCTAGCCCAGGCTTGTGCTGAAGTCTGTCCCAAGGCCTTCATTGCAATTATCTCGAACCCTGTCAATAGTACAGTTCCCATTGCCAGTGAAGTCCTCCAGAAGGCGGGAGTTTATGATCCCAACAGGATCTTTGGCGTCACCACTTTGGATATTGTGAGATCAAACGCTTTCATCGGTGAAGCCaag AGCATTGATCCTCAGAAGGTATCGGTTCCAGTCATTGGAGGGCACAGTGGAATCACCATTATTCCATTGATCAGCCAGGCCAAGCCCAGTGTCTCATTTCCCGATGACAAACTCAAGGCCCTCACTGAGAGAATCCAGGAGGCTGGCACTGAAGTAGTAAAGGCTAAAGCTGGCACGGGCTCAGCAACACTCTCCATGGCTTATGCTGGTGCTCGATTCGGTTTCTCCTTAATCAGAGCGCTCAATGGCGAGCAAAATGTCGTCGAGTGCTCTTACGTCAGGTCAAATATTACTGACgccaaatatttctcaacgCCGATTCTCCTTGGT AAAAACGGAGTAGAAAAGAACCTCGGTCTCGGCAAGTTGAGCGCTTACGAAGAGAAATTGCTGCAGGCGGCTATTCCGGAGCTCAAGAAGAATATCCAGAAGGGTGAAGACTTTGTAAATAAGAAGTGA